The Colletotrichum destructivum chromosome 7, complete sequence genome contains the following window.
CATGGACTACGAGCCGAACAACGTCTGCGGATCCGCGCTGGTCAAACTAATGGAGCAACCTTTCAAAGCCTTAAACTTGGAAGGCATTGTGCTCAGGAATACGGCCGTCCACCCGTTGACTGTACGGAGGCTGAGAGAACACAGAAACCAGCTGAAGATCTCAGCGGGCCAATGGGGCATGGAGCCGGGCTATCTGTAAGTGCGGTATGGATTTTGGAGCTGGATGGGACAAAAGTGTTGGACCGCAGGAAAGATTAGAACAGTGATACGCCTGGCTGGTAGAATTCTTCGACAACAGAGAAGACTAGGGATTGGCATGCCTTAACCAAATCTTAGGACGGTCGTCGGAGTCGAGGGCCTGTTTGTAAGAAGGGGCAGATTATGATGGGTTGTGTGTATTCGAAGCCTCTGCTCTACGGTATGTATTTCTAGCCAGCGCCTTGTCTAGAGGAGCGCCCAAAACCCATGCAGAAGAGAAATATCGTTGATCCGTACTGTTACATTTTACATTACACATTGGGTGCCAGAAGATCGTACTTGACACACCGTTCGACCTGGGAGCGGTCCGGTTAGCTGAGTTACGAGAAACACGGCGACCGTTCGCGGATTAGGTAGGGGGTTAAAAACTTACATCTTCGATGCTGGCCTGCAAGAACCGCCTTGTCTCGAGGCCGGCCCAGACGACCAGCATGCTAAAGTCGCCGTGCTTGGCCATCTGAGCGCCGCTCTGGGCGCTCAGCTGGCGCAGGATGGGCAGGGAGCTGCTGAGCAGGTCCATGTCCGGGTTCAGGCTGCGTCCGATgccctcgagcaggaggatgctgatgacgacgttgacgaagtcgccctcgaggcggACGTGGTGGCCGCGGACCATGCCGAGCACCTCCTGCAGGATGTCGCCGATGCGGATgttgccgagggcgagggtgcggctcttgacgccgaggacgaggtgctGCATCTTGAGGGCGAAGACGTCCTTATCGAGCACGGCGTCGGGCTGGCGGCAGCGCTCGCACATGAGTTGGCCGGCCTTGTAGCCGTCGaactcggcgacggcgcggaagaggtcgaggaagTTTGTGCGGTTCGTCTCGTTGAGCTCCGTCACGAGACCCGTGTCGATGAAGATCAACTGCGGCCGGAAGCCCTCGTTGTCGATGCGgcggagctcggcggccCAGGCGGCCGGGTCCTTTCGCTGGCGGTAGGGGCGCAGCCGGGCGAGGACCTGCTCCgtgacgtcgtcgtcgccaccttGCTCGCCCGGGTGTTCCCCGCGACCGTGGTTCCCCTTTCTGCGAAACTTGATTTCGGGCTCGTGGGACTGGTAGAAGCGCACCATGATGTTGCCCGGGTGGAGGTCGGCGTGGACAAAGTTGTCGATCAGTAGCATGCGCAGGAAggcgtcgaggccctcggaGGCGATGTCCTGctggaagacgccgccgccgttctcgagGAAGTCGGCCAGCGGGATGCCCTGGGCAAACTCCTCGACCAAGACGCTGCGAGTGGTGAACTCGGTATAGGGGTAAGGGAACCAGGCGGTAGTACGGTCGCGGAAGTTCTTGCGGAACTTTGCGAGgttggcggcctcgatgcggAGGTCGAGCTGGAGCTTCATCATCTCGCCGAACtgggcgacctcgtcggGCAGCGAGAGCCACTCGATGGTAGGGATGAGGTTGAGGCCCGAGGCGAAGAAGTGCATGATGCGCAGGTCGCGGCGGACGGTCCGCTCGACGCGCGGGTGCAGTACCTTGACGGCGACGTAGGTCGAGGGGACCCTCCTCGGGGTGCTCTtgagggcggcctcgacgttcTTGGCGACTTTTTGGCGGAGCGGCTTGgggccctcggcgacgatgtcatTGTCGCTAGGCGCGGCGAGGTTGGGCTTCAGCTTGGCGCGGTAGACCTGAGCTATGGCACCGACGCCCAGCGGCGTCTCGTCGAACTCGTCAAAGATGTCATCAAAGTGGCGGCcgtcgaaggcggccgagacgatgcGTTTGGTCTCGCGCATCGAGTGGGCCGGGGCGTTGGAGTGCAGCTTCGACATGATCTCGCACATCTCGTTGGGGAAGATGTCGGAGCGCGAGGCGGCCCACTGACCGAGCTGCGAGGAGGTCGTACGTGAGCTTTTTAAACTGTTCTCGTCGCGCACCTAGAAATTCTTTCTCTGAACACGGTCATTCATACCTTGATGAAGGCGGGCCCGGCCCATTCCATGGACTGGACCAGGAAGCCGTACCACCACAGCGTGCCGCTGCGCTCATTGTCGCGATCGGGTTGCCGCTTGCCCAGCCAGAGGGCGGGGACAGTAACGATAACGGGCAcaaagatgacgacgaggtggagGAAGCGCAGGCCGGTGCAAAGAGGCTCCCACAGGTAGACGTCTACGGCGATCTTGAGGGTGTGCCAGACGCGCGAGAtgccgctgtcgtcgtcggccaccttcttcttgatctcggcgCGGCTGACCTCGAGCATGCGCTTCTCGCCCGTCTGGTCGGTGCCCTCGTTGTCCTTCTCAGACAGCTCAAAGAAGGCGGCCGtcccgagggcggcagcaccgGCACCGCCTGCTCGCAGATTGTGTTTCGTGTATCGATTGGGCCGCCATGGCAGGCGGCCGGGCTGGGTGGTGCGGGAGCGGAATGCGCTTCGGAAAGTCGAGTAGAATTGGGTGCCGTTCGCTGGCGCTCGGAAGCCCGGACGTGGACAAAACCGGCCCAAGGCGAAGGCCAGTCTCATCTCGAGGGAGAATTGGGTGGTGAGTATGGGGAGGCGGCTATCATGTTCTCAGTGTCGAGGTTGGCagggtggttgtggttggAGAGGATGATCTGAGCCAAGCTGAGGTTCGGGGATGCGCGCGCGCCCAGGATCGCGGGACGGAtaccaggggggggggggcatggACTCGatcggtggtggtgacgtAGGGATTATTTCGGGACGAAGGGGCTATTTCGCAGCGGAAAGGCGGGGGATCCTCGGAGAATCATGTGCCAGGAAATCAATGACGACTCCCGGTTTTTATCGAGTCTCGCGGCCAAAGTCGGAGAAAAGTTACATAAGCAGCGAGTTTCCAGCGAATGGACCACTATGGTGCCCGGTATTGTCCATTACGGAGCTGAGCTGAGCTAACAAACGTCGTTATCCGCCATTTCCATCGCCTTATCGCCACTTTTCGCGCGACCCGatcttttttttattttatcGTTTTTatcttttcttctttttcctcccaCCAAAGCTCCGCCATCCCTAAGCCGTCGCGcctcttgtcgtcgtcgtcgtcgttgtcgtcgcaTTCCGTTCTACATTCTTGTACAACATCTTGTCCCTACCTACTACTTATTACTATCTTCCTCCCGTCTCTTTCACTCTAATTTCTCCGACCCTCTAACATCATGGGCTGGTTCTGGGCTGACGGTCCTGCGACCTCTGTTCACGCGACCTCCATTTCAGCGTCGCATCcccatggcgccgccggcgtcccgACCGGTCCTCCTCCCGTATGTCCGATCCGTCCTTGAAATACACGAAAATCCCGGCTCTCTCTTTGACTAACACTCTCTAGCCTGGCTGTCCAATGCACAACAAGACTCTTGACGCCCTGAACCCGGCCGGGAAGCCTGCCGctgctccggcgccggcccccTCCGCATGCCCCGTCCCTCACGACCAGCGCCACTCCGctgttccccctccctcagcATGCCCCGTCCCCCACGACCAAAGGCAGTCTGCCgcgcctcctccgtcgtcgtgtCCCGTACCCCACGACAAGCCCAAGGAAGCCGAGTCCAAGGGCTTTCTCCAGCAGATCAACCCCCTGAACTACATGTTCAAGGAGCTCTCCCAGGCCCCCGCCGAGAACCAGACCGTCGCCCTGCCCACCGAGCGCGAGCCTTCGACGATACCAAAGGGCTCCGGCGATGGCAACTGGGAGTACCCCTCGCCCCAACAGATGTACAACGCCCTGCTGCGCAAGGGCTACACCGATACCGACGTCACCGCCGTCGAGTCCATGGTGTCGGTCCACAACTTCCTCAACGAGGGCGCCTGGGCCGAGATCGTCAGCTGGGAGGAGCGTTTCGGCAAGGGACTGTACAGGGGCTGGCAGGCCTGCagccgcggcgaggagaactcggacgacatggtcgagaagctgaaggaCGGCACCGAGGCGGCCCCGACCCTGATCCGCTTCCAGGGTCGCCCCAAGGACATGACGCCCAAGGCTGTCATGTGGCAGGTTGCCGGCTGGCTGTACCCTTCCAAGTTTGAGTATGTTCCTCTTGGATCTCATGAATTTCTTTTGCATGATGAATATCCCGCCTCCACAAGACCACTCGCTAACCCCTCCCGCGCAGGACCGAGCCCCCCTTTGACCGTCACGACTGGTTTGTCTCCCGCAAGATTGGCGGcgtggagaaggagatccGATACGTTATTGACTACTACTCTGGCGAGCCTGAGCCCACCGGCGAGCCCGTCTTCTACCTTGACGTCCGGCCCGCCATGACtcccctcggcgccgccgaacgTCTCATCCGCTGGGGCGGCGACGTGTGGTGGAAGGCCTCGGGTGCCGAGGTGCGCGAGAAGGAGAGTCTCGAGAAGCAGCTTGAAACGCAGTGGAAGAAGAATTAAAGATTGAGACTGACGACGATATTGAGATGGAACAACAAAAGCGAACGATCCCCCGCCGCCTTTGAGGCCGAGCAGTCTTTGCTTGCGGTGTGTACAGACTTGGAGAGGGAGACCTGGTTGGTGTTTTTACGGGGTCACTACtactcttttttttctctttc
Protein-coding sequences here:
- a CDS encoding Putative holocytochrome c/c1 synthase — protein: MGWFWADGPATSVHATSISASHPHGAAGVPTGPPPPGCPMHNKTLDALNPAGKPAAAPAPAPSACPVPHDQRHSAVPPPSACPVPHDQRQSAAPPPSSCPVPHDKPKEAESKGFLQQINPLNYMFKELSQAPAENQTVALPTEREPSTIPKGSGDGNWEYPSPQQMYNALLRKGYTDTDVTAVESMVSVHNFLNEGAWAEIVSWEERFGKGLYRGWQACSRGEENSDDMVEKLKDGTEAAPTLIRFQGRPKDMTPKAVMWQVAGWLYPSKFETEPPFDRHDWFVSRKIGGVEKEIRYVIDYYSGEPEPTGEPVFYLDVRPAMTPLGAAERLIRWGGDVWWKASGAEVREKESLEKQLETQWKKN
- a CDS encoding Putative ABC1 atypical kinase-like domain, protein kinase-like domain superfamily codes for the protein MRLAFALGRFCPRPGFRAPANGTQFYSTFRSAFRSRTTQPGRLPWRPNRYTKHNLRAGGAGAAALGTAAFFELSEKDNEGTDQTGEKRMLEVSRAEIKKKVADDDSGISRVWHTLKIAVDVYLWEPLCTGLRFLHLVVIFVPVIVTVPALWLGKRQPDRDNERSGTLWWYGFLVQSMEWAGPAFIKLGQWAASRSDIFPNEMCEIMSKLHSNAPAHSMRETKRIVSAAFDGRHFDDIFDEFDETPLGVGAIAQVYRAKLKPNLAAPSDNDIVAEGPKPLRQKVAKNVEAALKSTPRRVPSTYVAVKVLHPRVERTVRRDLRIMHFFASGLNLIPTIEWLSLPDEVAQFGEMMKLQLDLRIEAANLAKFRKNFRDRTTAWFPYPYTEFTTRSVLVEEFAQGIPLADFLENGGGVFQQDIASEGLDAFLRMLLIDNFVHADLHPGNIMVRFYQSHEPEIKFRRKGNHGRGEHPGEQGGDDDVTEQVLARLRPYRQRKDPAAWAAELRRIDNEGFRPQLIFIDTGLVTELNETNRTNFLDLFRAVAEFDGYKAGQLMCERCRQPDAVLDKDVFALKMQHLVLGVKSRTLALGNIRIGDILQEVLGMVRGHHVRLEGDFVNVVISILLLEGIGRSLNPDMDLLSSSLPILRQLSAQSGAQMAKHGDFSMLVVWAGLETRRFLQASIEDVERCVKYDLLAPNV